The window AAGCACATAAGTAAGGATATACAAGACCTAATAACCTTGTCAATGGATCTAATCTATTTGGCATTTGTAGATAAAGCTACACGATAGCAGCAGAATACGCATTCTCTTTAAGTACACAGGTAACATTCACAAAGATAAACCATAATATCAGCCATAaagcaaaaatttacaaaaattgaaaatataaaaatcatgttCAGTAATATTTTAGAATGCTTAAAAAGAAaccaatgaagaaaaataaaaatctaacaaacaaaaaaatcactgactctaccaaatgctgatgaagatgtggagcaacatGGTTGATGGAATTGTGAAATGCTACATCTACTCAGGAAAaaagtttaacatttcttataaagttaaatatatacttgCTGTGAATTACATAACTCACTACTGGATgaggaagagaaataataatgtaaatatacacaaaaatctgtacaagaatgtttcttttatttttattataatttccaaAGCTTAGGAAAAAAACGGAAGTTTGTCAATTAgtgattggatttttaaaaattctgataaaTCCCTACAGTGGAATTCTATTTAGCAGTGAATAGGAAGGAGAAGTAGGTTCTGGCCAGAAGATAATAAGGTAAACATATCTGTACATAACATACAAGCATAGGAAGATTTTGAAATGTAGAAAGAAGAATGTGGCAGAATACAAAGGGGACTTTGGGACTTCAGGAACTACATGGCACTTATTTCCATGAGTTTTCTAATTAGCTTTCATATATCTTAAGAGTACTACAGCAGTCTCCAATCTGGTACCAGCAACAGGCACAGGCTAAAAGAAAAATCCTGAGGAAAAACCTATTTTCCTCAACCAGAAGACCAGAAAAAGGATGGCACAACATAGCAGAAAACATTTTGCAACACCCATCCTATTCCCACCAAACACCAGAGAAAAAGCTTCTCTTCCAGACACACAATTTCAGTGAGCCCAAGAAGGCAGCTAATCTTGCACCCAGCCCTGGACCCCACCAGTATAGTCTGGATATTTGTTCCACCCAAATGTCATGTTGGGATGTAATCCCAAGTGTTGGAGGCGGGGCCAAGTAGGAGCGTGTGAGTCATGGGGCCAGATTCCTCATGGTTTGATGCTATCttcttgatagtgagtgagtttgcATGAGATCCCATAGTTTAAAAGTATGGAGCACCTCCCAcctcctctcttgctcctgctttcaccatgtgatgtgcctgctcctgcttcaccttttaGCAttagtaaaagcttcctgaggcctccccagaagccaaacagatgtcagcaccatgcttcctgtagagcctgcagaatcatgaaccaatcaaacctctttttaagataaattacccaccctcaggtatttcttcatagcaatgcaagaatggctcaATATACATCCCAAAtcaagatgtgatttttttttttgtcttggtaGTGTTCCTGAAACTCAGGGGCAGTAGATCTTGCATCTCCTGGCTGGTAGAAGTGGATTCTACTACAATTCTCCCAACAACAGAGTTGTGTATGTGATAGCAGTAGTACTCAGAGGCTAGATGAGCTTCTAAACTCATATGGTAGCAATTAGACTTCATGAAGCTGTGCAAGGCAGTGTAATTATTCACCATTATACTTCGCCACCACTCATTTTTGTTAGTGGGGACTAGCGGAGAGCTGAGCTTCTAACTCCCACCACACATCAATGAGACTGAACAAAACAGTTGACTTGTTCACTTTCTAATCATCCCTGGTGTTAGTGAAACCCACTGGGGAGCTGAACTGCTATACCTGCCTGATATCAGTGAGGCAGAATGGGGTGTTAAAAGATGGGGTTTATTAGCACTCCACTTTCTTCCATCCCCTCCCTTGGTGCCAGCTGTATTCACTAGGGCGTTTAGCTTCCACAACCAAAAATTATTGGTAAGTAATATTCCGTGGTATAGacgtaccacagtttgtttaaatATTCACTTACCTGAGAGTGGAACTGATTTGCAACAAAGCAGTGAGAGTCGGCCCTTTAGTTGTCTCCTTGGGGACGGAAGGACACATCAGGGAGCTGAACTTACACTCCTATTTGGAGGAAAGGTGGTGGTATGTGTTAGTGACCCACTTTCACTGAGACGATATCAGCAAGGCTGAGCagagagttgagcctttcctccATGTGTCTTTAATAAGACAGTGGGAATCAGCATTCAAATTTGGTCAGAGTGGTGTTGGTAGGGCCCATCCAATAATTGAACATGCACAAAATCAACAGAGGACAACATAACATGAATCATATGTTGAGGCTAACTGACAACAACTTTAAATCAGCCATCACAAAAACACTTCAATGAGCAACTACTAATTCTAAAGAACTTCACAAAAAAGATgttataaaaaacaaatgaaaattatagaagtgaaaaatacagtaaccaaaattagaaggaaaaaaactcACTGAATAGGCTCATCTATCAAGTTGCTGTGCATCatagttgtttttgtttatttattttattggcaaGTAATATTCTCTGCtatagatgtaccacagtttgtttaaatattcatttattggAGAATACTTTAGTTGTTTCCAACTTTAGATTACTATTAATACAATAAAACTGGTATAGTCATTCCTGTATAGGTTTTTCTATGAAgttacgttttctttttttttggaataagTGCTCAAGAGCAATactgctgggtcacatggtgaTGGCATGTtaagttttgtaagaaactgtcataCACCTTTCCTATTGGGAGTACCATTTGACAAGCCCACCAGCAATCTAAGAGTGCTAcaatttctctgcattctcaaCAGCATTTGTTGTTATCATTGtgttaatttttaatgtatttatggaTTATTATAATGCACATGATCACATTGGTGTTTACATCtgtatttccctgatggctgTTATTGCTGCACATCTTTTTATGTgccaattttctatttttgtatccCCTTCATTGAAATGTGTATTTTACCTGCtgcccattttctttccttttttgatgtTTGCAGGGTCAAGTTTTAATTAACTTGACCACAAAGCACAGGTTTCCAGGttcatataaatacatttttattttataattactttttccttctcttaaaCATTTTGGACAGGGTTGACAGGACCAAATCTTTCCTGTTTGAGCAAGAGCTTTCTTAAAAGTAccttgttgtcttttttttaaatagttgatcacatatatatatatgcacacacacgtatagtattttctatatatagtatatattttcatatatataccatatatactctATACTacatgtatttctatatatataatatatactatacatacatagtattttctatatttactgtgtgttttgtgtgtgtgtgtgtgtgtgtgtgtgtgtgtgtgtgtagtattttCTTCCTCCTACCCACCAACCACTAGCCTTGTTGCCTCCTAAATCTCAGCAATTTTTCTACAGTTAAATCATGCTTTTAATTTTAGTATGAACACAGGTCCACTTTGTTGGTTTCtctaaatggtatttttttctcttatgtgtTATTACAGTCCATTTTGGCTGCATAATTCATGGCTACACTATTTAAATAAGCATGagggaaataatattttcctgaCTCACAAAGCCCTGGTTTCCCCAGTCCAGATAAGCTATTGTTGTACTATGTTTATAGTAGACATTACCATCAGGAGAATCTGGGTGAACGGTACAAGGCATCTCTCTATTTCTCACAGTTGCCTGTAAATCTACGATTAtcgtgaaaaaataaaattcaagctACTCTGGGGTATCGTTTTAGTGCTGATACtcgacaaaataataaaaaattacaaaaaagaatataatactGATGTATGCAACAACATTGATGACACTCAAAATTATGCTGAATGGAAGAAGCTAGATAAAATTAAGTATATAATCTGATCCCATTAATATGCAACTCTAGAATTGTAAACTAACCTGTAGAGGCAGAAGGCAGATGAGTGATTGGGAATTGGGAAGAAGTGGGAGGAAAAAACACaaggtggcaaaaaaaaaaaaaagaaaagaaaacacctaATGCAGTGATGGGTAATGTTCTTATTTGaattatggtgatggtttcacaggtgtatatgtgccaacTCTAATTAATTGTATATTATAGTCAGTTATATctgaataaagctgtttaaaacaaaaccaaaagatgCCAGACACTAGGACCAAAGTGTgaagtatttgaagaaaaaagtCTTCTACCTTTGACCTAATTAGTGTATTTAAAACCAAATGGGGAATGCTTTTTAATGCCCCCTCCTCAGTAGAACACATTTTGAGTAATAACcataaattaaaacaagaaataataagGATTAATAAAGAAATATGGTGTTTCTAGTGagcattatatatatgtttatatgtgttagtaaaagtaaaatataaaatggtattttaagaaaaccaaaaattatGCAAAAGGAACAAATTAGTCAATTAATAAATTATCCAAATATGTAACATTTGATTTCCTTGAATTGGTCTGTAGTTCTAAAATAACTATTAAACaattaaagaagaataaattttacttttaaagataTAGTTCaaatttacaaagtattttttgtttaaatgaaGTAAAGATTTGAACTTCTCAAACATTTATACCTTGCCATTCATACTTTATTAACTTAGGCATCATCCAAACAAGTGGTCACATGGAATGACAGCACATGAAAAACTGagattatttattcctttattttaaaatcaatcacTGTACTATTATTGTTTTAGAAATATTGTCTAAATGCTGATGTATGTGTGTCAAACAGGACCATGGATTATGGCCCAAAGTGCACTGCAAGAAATATCACATCCTTAGGAGCTTGCTTTAGAAAGAAACAGCAACAACTGAATCAGGTGATATCTGAGGCCAATGATATAACAGGAAATTATCCGCATTAATTTCCTTGTAGAATGCAATAagtattcattaaaatataatgagaaaTTGTGCTGTTTTAAGACCACTCCCACAGACACATGATTAAAACATATTGACCACAGCAATCTTTTAAAAACTAGACCAACAAAACAGCATATTTTTGGGAAGGAAAGATAGTTGTTCTAAGAAGctggactagaaaaaaaaaaaaagagtacatatcTTATGATTCCATTCTTATAAACctccagaaaatagaaacagatagtgacagaaagcaaatcagtggttttttttttgagaatgatgGTGGAGGTAGGGACAGGAAAGAATTGCCAAAGGGCATGAGAAAATTTTAGGGGGTAATGGGTATGTTCACTCTTATAGTTGTGATGGTTTAACAAGTGCAGATGTgacaaaactcatcaaactgtataCCTTTTAAGCATGTGCAGTTTGTCatatgtcaattatacttcaGTAAAGCTGTTGAAAAGTGATATTCTCTTTAGGGATAAAAAcaactttggaaaaataaaaataaaagatggagagagagagctatcttgttttaaaattctccGTAGACAATGCTCTCATTCACTGCCTGCACCAGAGGTAGACCACTCCCATTGCCCTGCTCCGCCCTAAGCTTTTTAAGAAGGCGGGCTAGTCAGTGTTGGATTTGTGGCGTCTAGTAACCATTATTTAAGGTGCTGCTGGTAACTTTTAGAGATATTTGGCCCTTTGAAGGGCATTTAGTTGCTTATATCATAGGGTGGGGTGTACCTCACACCTACCATTATGAGGTAGATGGCCTGCAGGTTATTTCTTGTCTGTTTTTGGGGATAGTACTGCCACCCACACACCTCACCCCATACAGGTTCTGACAATCAATACACTGAAGTCACATCCCTCTTTCCCCACCAAAACACACACAGGTAGAAACACCAACCCCTTTACTCTTTGTGTATTAAAGTGTTCAGGAAATTTATCTTCAGTGCTTAGTCCTGAGCCAGTCGTTATCCCCCAGTTTCCAGTTGTGGACCTGTTGGTCTGGCCTCAAACCCCACAGAAGCCACCTCCCTGCCTTCTCACACACACCTTTCTCTTCCCGtcactccttccttccccaccatCAGAGAAGTCACAGAGATATATCCTTTCGATTCaggttgattttattttcatggttttAACCTGTTGGTGTAGAATTCACTGACTGTATGATTGATGACTTTTCAGTGGCAGACCTCTAGAGACATCACAGAGCTGAGGTCTCGCTTTGGTCTTTGTCGAcctcttctttcttcatttcttctttcagcCGGCGATAACGACGACGCAGTGTTGGTCCTCTAGCTTTCTTAGGTTTTCCTGCAGGGGTGTTAGTTTCACAGGCTTTTTGGCTCGAACTCCCTCGAAGGGGTCTTTTCGCCTTCATGGTGGTCTTTAGGCCCTATAGGGAGATCACAGTCAGGCCAGAGGGCGTTGGTTTTGGGAAAGAAGGTGGGAAATGCATAGGAATAGGCTTCATGAGAAGGGTGTGAGTTGAGGAGGGGGTTTGAGTGAGGCAAGGAAAGGGTACGAGTCGGGGTGGCAGAATCAGTGGGGCAAAGAGAAGGGGCTTGGTCAGGATCGTCTCACCTTAACGCCACTTCTGGATCTTCGTTGACAAGGAgtcttccccttcttcctccctttggTACTTGAGGTTGATGGGGTCTGTTTGTCCATATCTTCATTAGGCTTCTGTGGTTCACTGGTCACCTTTGCCATACTGAAGTGTCCCAGTGGTCTGCTCAGAGCTCCTGATCATCCTATGTATACCCCTCCCAGCACAATGAGGGGCCACGCCCTTCAACTTTGATTGGTCAGCAAGGCACTCTCCCAGCCAATGAGAGCTAAGGGACCCTAAGACATCACAAAGCACTACTCTTGTCACCTCTATGTGAGAGAGGGGTGGGGAGGTACCTGGGGAGTCTTAGTCATCAGAATGTACCACTCCTGCCACCTCTGTTTTGGGTGGGGGGGGGTGATATAAAGGCAAGGATAGCCTGGTGGTAGAAAAGAGGCTTTTCTGTAACAGCCTCTTCTATGCCTTCCCAACATGAACTACCACCCTTCCTCATATACCCATGTTCAGTTGTGGTGGCCCACATAGCAGACAGTTTCCTTTAATCTATTCCCCAAGGCCACACCTATTCATTGGTTTATTCCGAAGTCTCCCTCCCTAAGTCATTAGCtgttatttttgatattttaccTAAAATCCCTCTAAAAATAATATGGCTATCTTTCAATGTCAGTGGAGAGGTGAGTAATTCTACAAACAAAAGACAGTTCCCACAAATAAACATCTTTCTACCTATCACATTTGGCATTAAAGGCagcttattttcattaatttctgctagCCCTGCAATTGATAGAAAGGGATTAGAATTAACTGTCTATTTATGACGATTGCTTTTATCTTTACTTTTATCCTATTCTTGGACTCTGACCACATTCTCATTATTGATTTTTGAAAggttatttctctattttattggATTTTTCTTTCTACCTTCCTAGTTTCTCTTACTAATTTCTTTCCCACCAAAAGACACCTACATGTGACACACCTGATGTGTTTGAATGATTTGCTTTCCTATGTTTTTACTCTTGTTAAACATATGGCTTTGTtaaatatgtgcatgtgtgaaAGTGTAACATTTTACTTAAGCTGCTATATGCATCTCTTGTTCATTGCTTTTAATGTTGCATCGTGCTTGTTCATTTTCTTCCCCCTTTGAGTGTAACCTATGTTGATGCTGTTCCTTACTGCTACTAATGATGCTGCTATGAGCCTCGTTAGTAGCTCATGACCCTTTGTGGAATTCTGCCTGTATTTCTTTAAGGTGTGTGTTCAGGAACAGAATTTCTAGGTAATAGACATATATAATTGTCTTAGTcatttcaggctgctataaaaTAATCCTATGgactgggcagcttaaacaataaacatttatttatcacaGCTCTAAAGGTTGGAACTGAAAAATCAGGGTgtctctggtaccaatttactgtattagtccattttcatgctgctcatgaagacatacccaagactgggaaatttagaaaataaagctgtttaataagcttacagttccacgtgactgggtgcctcacaattatggcgcaagttgaaaggcacgtctcacatggtgaCAGACAAGAGACTTATTAAATTACAAATTCATTCTCTTTGTTAGTTGTAGGACTAATTATATCacctatataattttattaaatttatttttggtagtttgtgtttttctaaCGAATTGAtcaattttttctatatttttgaatttatgagcatacagttgttcataatattttcttagcCATTTAATGCCTGCAAAATCTGTAATGCTATTTCCTGTTTCATCCCtgatattgtttatttgttgtcttcttttttttaagctgtCAGTTGTGCTTAAATTTCATCAATTTTGTTGACGGTTTTAAAGAAATAGCTTTTGGTTTAAttgattttcctattttattcctgcttttaatttcattgatttttgtttttatctttatgatTTACTTCCTTCtgtttgctttgggtttatttttgtcttccttttctataTTCTTTAGGTAAGAAATTGGGTCTCCAATCTCAGACATTTCCTTgtttctaatgtaagcatttaatgGTATAAATTTCTCTCTCAGTACAACGTTAGCTGTATTCCACATGTTTTaacatgtatattttcatttttatttagttcacgtattttttatttcccttgagACTACTTCTTCACCCATGAATTATtatgaattatttagaaatgCATAATTTAATTTCCAATTGTTtagtttttggtattttgttatagttgcTCCTTTGATTCCATTTTGGAAtcaattcttttaattatttatcaacaatttcaattattttaagttGGGTGAGGTTTGTTTTGTAATCCATCGCATGGTCTATCTTGGTACATGTTCTATCTTGGTACATGTTCTGTGGACAcatgaaacaaatatatattctgctgttgttcaATGAACTGTTCTATATGTGTCAATTAGATACTGTTGATTGTTGCATTATTCAGTTATTCTATTATTGAGGATATTATGTCGAGAAGTTCTGTCAGTTGCTGAGTGTTTAAACCCAACTATAATTGTAAATAAGtctatttcttcattcatctctattagtttttgcttcatgtatttgaaAGCTCTATTGTTTGGTTGATACACAGTCAGTGTAGGTATATATTTGTGGTGGACTGATACTTGCATAATCATGTAAAGTCCTTCTTTGCCTTTATTTATTGTCCTTGCTATGATCTTTACTTTATACCATATTAATATAACTATTcctactttctatttttaatcgTGGTAAAATACACCTAACATCAAATTTCTATCTGAACCAATTTTTATTGTACAATATTGTACAGTTCAGttgtgttaagtatattcacacaaCGAATCCAAGAACTATTGTCatattgcaaaactgaaactctatacccattacaCAACTCCTCAATTCCTCCTCTTGTAGTCCCTGACAGaaaccattctactttttgtctctttgAATTTAACTACTCTAGCTACctcatataattataattttacagtatttgtctttttgtgactggcttattttatctAGCATTATGCTCTCAAGGTTCATTTATGTATAAtgccagaattttattctttgaaaaggcttaagaataatattttattgtatgtatatacttcAATTTGTCGATCTATTGATGAacccttgggttgcttctactttTTGCCTATTGTGAGTAAGGTTGCTGTGAACATGGCTGTACTGATATACCTTCAAGACTCTGCTTTTAATTGtgttgagtatatacccagaagaggaaTTGCTGGCTCATGTGtgaattctatttttactttttgaggaactaccatacCATTTTTCGTAGTTgccacaccattttacattactACCAACAATGCACAAAGGTTCCggtttttctacttctttgtcAGCACTTTTAGTTTTCTGTTACTTTGATAGTAGCAATCCTAATGGttataaagtggtatctcattgtgatttttatttgtatttacttaATAATCGGTACTGTTCAGAatcttttaatgtgtttattggttgtttgtatattttctttccagaattGTCTATTTAattcctttgcctgtttttaagtTAGGTTGTATTTCATCGTTAAGTTGGAGTTCTTttcatattctggatattaacccctcaTCAGTTATATGCTTTGCAAATTTTTCCCCTATACAGCAGGTTGTCTTTCGCTCTGTTGATTGCATTCCTTGATGCACTTAAGGTTCTTAATTGTCATACActcaaatttatctatttcttttgttgttctttatttttgtgaaataGCAAAAAAATTCATATCTAATAACATGAAGCTTTTCTTCTAAGGGGTTTACAGTTTTAGCacatacatttaagtctttcatcaattttcagttgatttttttatatagtaagggtccaacttcattcttttgcatgtgaatatccaactttctcaacatcatttattgaaaagactgtctttcccCATTAAGTGATTttagcacccttgtcaaaaataacttgaccatatatgtgaaagtttatttctggcctttctatttcatttcactgGTCTATAAGACTTcctttatgccaataccacactgttaaATTACTGTAACTCTGTAATAAGTTTTAACGTGAGGAAGTGTGAcatctccagctttgtttttctcaAAATTGGTTTGACTATTAAGGATCCCTTtagattccatataaattttagaataaatttggtatttaaaaaatcattggaaaatttgataggaattacattaaatttgtagatcTCTTTTGCTGGCATTTCCATCTTGACAACATTAATTATTCAACTCATGAACatgaatgtctttccatttatttgtgtccttaaTTTGGGGGGTcaatattttgcagttttcagtgtaAAAGTATTTTGCCTCCTTAGTgaagtttatttctaagtatttttttcatgctattatgaaatggaattgtttccttaatttctttttcttattgttgattaTTGACATAGAGAAATGCACCTAATTTTTTCAAGCTGATTTTATGTtctgcaacttcactgaattcGTTGATTCATTCTAAAAGAGTTTTTGTGTGGCATTTTAAATGTTCTCCATAGACAACATCATGTACTCTTAGAAGAAAGATActcttactttttcctttccgATTTGGAtagctttcctttcttcttcttatcCAAATTGCTAGTcactcttgctttttaaaattaatatattcaaggcatatattttccattattttagttTCATTCTGTCAATGTCACGTAGTGTGTTTATTTTAgacagcataatttttttttttctttgagagagacaggagattcttttgcccaggctggagtgcagtggcccaatctcagctcact of the Pongo abelii isolate AG06213 chromosome X, NHGRI_mPonAbe1-v2.0_pri, whole genome shotgun sequence genome contains:
- the LOC100431875 gene encoding uncharacterized protein CXorf51A, with amino-acid sequence MAKVTSEPQKPNEDMDKQTPSTSSTKGRKKGKTPCQRRSRSGVKGLKTTMKAKRPLRGSSSQKACETNTPAGKPKKARGPTLRRRYRRLKEEMKKEEVDKDQSETSAL